Proteins from one Gammaproteobacteria bacterium genomic window:
- a CDS encoding ATP-binding protein gives MNAAERDQWLAANHRYLVAEIARLRTLLARRAATKNDDGALARAEAEVAAARAALPGPAALDVLVAAFGLTPFEKELLLLLAAVELDGATAELSALLNGTGQGRAVTFSLALVCLSEAHWSALTPGAALRHWRLVEVGPGETLTHSPLRLDEWALHFITGAGQIDSRLHAVVTPLASDVALTPSQAELAGALLRLWQGHDRGALPVVQLCGNGESAAHIAAVACARAGWSAFRLSAEDLPPTSTERDAFIRLWEREMLLHGCALFVAAEDLDGPDQTRRLRGMLSRLRGPVVAVVASPVSLPERDNVTFDVPVISSGEQRALWRQALGPAAEKLNGDVDRLVNQFRLDPQAIMNVGAALNGAAGQDGVELGQRLWQACRRQARPRLEELAQPIRSKVGWDDLVLPELQRQTLAEISAQVRQRVKVYEDWGFAAKNARGMGVAALFHGPSGTGKTLAAEVLANELALDLYRIDLSTVVSKYIGETEKNLRRVFDAAEYGGAILLFDEADALFGKRSEVKDSHDRYANIEVSYLLQRMEAYRGLAILTTNQKQALDSAFLRRLRFVVRFPFPDAAQRAEIWRRAFPAQTPTEALDVYKLARLNVAGGHIRNIALNAAFLAADRGRPVTMAELRAAAQTEYAKLEKPVTAEVRDWA, from the coding sequence ATGAACGCCGCCGAGCGGGACCAGTGGCTGGCTGCCAACCACCGCTATCTGGTGGCGGAAATCGCCCGTTTGCGCACGCTCCTGGCCCGGCGTGCCGCCACCAAAAACGACGACGGCGCCCTGGCCCGCGCCGAGGCCGAGGTGGCCGCGGCCCGTGCCGCGCTGCCCGGTCCCGCGGCCCTGGATGTCCTGGTGGCCGCCTTTGGCCTCACACCCTTTGAAAAAGAGTTACTGTTGCTGCTGGCCGCCGTGGAACTGGACGGGGCCACAGCGGAACTCAGCGCGCTGCTGAATGGCACCGGCCAGGGCCGGGCGGTCACCTTTTCTCTCGCTCTGGTCTGCCTGTCCGAGGCCCATTGGAGCGCCCTCACTCCCGGCGCCGCCTTGCGTCACTGGCGGCTGGTGGAGGTGGGGCCGGGCGAGACCCTCACCCACAGTCCTCTGCGGCTGGACGAATGGGCGCTGCACTTCATCACCGGCGCGGGCCAGATCGACAGCCGCCTGCATGCCGTGGTGACCCCGTTGGCCAGTGATGTGGCACTGACTCCCAGCCAGGCGGAGCTGGCCGGGGCCCTGCTGCGGCTGTGGCAGGGGCATGACAGGGGTGCTTTGCCCGTGGTGCAGTTGTGCGGCAACGGCGAGAGCGCCGCGCACATCGCCGCGGTGGCCTGCGCCCGGGCGGGCTGGAGCGCGTTCCGCCTGAGCGCCGAAGACCTGCCTCCCACCAGCACCGAGCGGGACGCCTTCATCCGATTGTGGGAACGGGAAATGCTGCTGCACGGCTGCGCCCTGTTCGTGGCCGCGGAGGACTTGGACGGCCCCGACCAGACCCGGCGCCTGCGGGGCATGTTGAGCCGGCTGCGGGGGCCGGTGGTGGCGGTGGTGGCCAGTCCCGTGAGCCTGCCGGAGCGGGACAACGTCACCTTCGACGTTCCCGTTATTTCATCGGGGGAACAGCGGGCACTGTGGCGCCAGGCGCTGGGGCCGGCGGCAGAGAAACTGAACGGCGACGTGGACCGTTTGGTCAACCAGTTCCGGCTCGATCCTCAGGCCATTATGAACGTGGGTGCGGCCCTGAACGGTGCGGCCGGCCAAGACGGCGTCGAACTGGGACAGCGCCTGTGGCAGGCCTGCCGCCGTCAGGCCCGGCCGCGGCTGGAAGAACTGGCCCAGCCTATCCGCTCCAAAGTGGGTTGGGACGATCTGGTGCTGCCCGAGTTGCAACGCCAGACCCTGGCGGAAATATCCGCCCAGGTGCGCCAGCGGGTCAAAGTCTACGAAGACTGGGGTTTCGCCGCCAAAAACGCCCGTGGCATGGGCGTGGCCGCCTTGTTCCATGGCCCCAGCGGCACGGGCAAAACCCTGGCGGCCGAGGTGCTGGCCAATGAACTGGCGCTGGATCTTTACCGCATCGATCTCAGCACCGTAGTGAGCAAATACATTGGTGAGACGGAAAAGAACCTGCGCCGTGTTTTCGATGCCGCCGAATACGGTGGGGCGATATTGCTGTTCGACGAGGCCGACGCCCTGTTCGGCAAGCGCAGCGAAGTGAAAGACAGCCACGATCGCTACGCCAACATCGAAGTGAGCTACCTGCTGCAACGGATGGAAGCCTACCGCGGCCTGGCCATCCTCACCACCAACCAGAAACAGGCCCTGGACAGCGCCTTTTTGCGCCGCCTGCGCTTCGTGGTGCGGTTTCCCTTCCCCGACGCCGCCCAGCGGGCCGAAATCTGGCGCCGTGCTTTCCCCGCCCAAACGCCCACCGAGGCGTTGGACGTCTACAAGCTGGCGCGGCTCAACGTGGCCGGTGGCCACATCCGCAACATTGCCCTCAACGCCGCTTTTCTCGCGGCCGACCGCGGCCGGCCCGTCACCATGGCCGAGTTGCGCGCCGCCGCGCAAACGGAATACGCCAAGCTGGAAAAACCCGTCACCGCCGAAGTGAGGGACTGGGCATGA
- a CDS encoding DUF4255 domain-containing protein encodes MSNDLAIATVTATLMEWVRPALEDDLDGAGVAAVRPDQIDSLEGAGVNFFLYQTIPNPAYRNDDLPTRRADGNVVRRPQAALDLHYLLTFYGSDLSLEPQRAMGSVVRTLHARPVFSRQAIETTIGSATYSYLAGSDLAEQIERVKITPITLNLEELSKLWTMFVQTAYRLSMAYVAKLVLIEADAETPQPTLPVRRRNIYVRPFRDPCLEKVAAATPPPDQITSASTLVFSGRHLRGEVTRVRLGEAEYTPTRPHLSDTRITIDLATEAPSRGSLRAGVQGAQVIHRLMMGTPGFEHEGIESNVVAVALRPRIRETGGVYDIQVSPLQTDSEGNSFRTVTLRVRPDVGRRQRVVLLLNEYGVDAAPEAYRIPAEPRAADGDTLTFVISPDISGEFLFRVQVDGAQSPLVLDENEASPTYHRYVQPRRSIP; translated from the coding sequence ATGAGCAACGACCTCGCCATTGCCACCGTCACCGCCACCCTGATGGAATGGGTGCGGCCCGCTCTGGAGGACGATCTGGACGGCGCCGGGGTGGCAGCGGTGCGGCCGGATCAGATCGATTCCCTGGAGGGGGCGGGGGTGAATTTTTTCCTTTATCAGACCATACCCAATCCCGCCTACCGCAACGACGACCTGCCCACCCGCCGTGCCGACGGCAATGTGGTGCGGCGCCCCCAGGCGGCTTTGGATCTCCATTATCTGCTCACTTTCTATGGCAGCGATTTGTCCCTGGAACCCCAGCGCGCCATGGGCAGCGTGGTGCGCACCCTGCACGCCCGTCCGGTGTTCAGCCGCCAGGCCATCGAAACCACCATCGGCAGTGCCACGTACAGTTACCTGGCCGGGTCTGATCTGGCGGAGCAGATCGAACGGGTCAAGATCACCCCCATCACCCTCAATCTGGAAGAGCTGTCCAAGCTGTGGACCATGTTTGTCCAGACCGCTTATCGCCTGTCCATGGCCTACGTGGCCAAGCTGGTGCTGATCGAGGCCGACGCGGAGACGCCGCAGCCCACCTTGCCGGTCAGGCGGCGCAATATTTATGTGCGGCCTTTTCGTGACCCCTGTCTGGAAAAGGTGGCGGCCGCCACGCCGCCGCCGGATCAGATCACCAGTGCCTCCACGCTCGTCTTCAGCGGCCGCCATCTGCGGGGCGAAGTGACCCGGGTACGCCTCGGCGAGGCCGAATACACGCCTACGCGGCCCCATCTCAGCGACACGCGCATTACCATTGATTTGGCCACCGAAGCCCCCAGCCGAGGCAGCCTGCGGGCCGGGGTGCAGGGAGCGCAGGTCATTCACCGGCTGATGATGGGCACCCCCGGATTTGAGCATGAGGGCATCGAGTCCAACGTGGTGGCGGTGGCCCTCAGGCCCCGCATACGCGAAACGGGCGGCGTATATGACATCCAGGTCTCACCCCTCCAGACCGATTCCGAGGGCAACAGTTTCCGCACCGTCACCCTTCGGGTGCGGCCCGACGTGGGCCGTCGCCAGCGGGTGGTGCTGCTGCTGAACGAATACGGGGTGGACGCCGCCCCCGAGGCCTACCGCATTCCCGCCGAGCCCCGCGCTGCCGACGGCGATACCCTGACCTTCGTCATCAGCCCGGACATCAGCGGCGAGTTCCTGTTCCGGGTTCAGGTGGACGGCGCCCAAAGTCCCCTGGTGCTGGACGAAAACGAAGCCAGCCCCACCTACCACCGCTACGTGCAGCCGCGCCGGAGCATCCCATGA